A genome region from Halorussus pelagicus includes the following:
- a CDS encoding flippase activity-associated protein Agl23, with translation MASQTETSDTAVSTADARETLTGYASRTQLVVVAIAAVALLARFVELGTRVAHQDEARVAYWAYRFMENGAYEYRPIVHGPFLTIVDGHLFSLFGASDFTMRFIVALLGGLLPLTALLFRQRLRDSETVALALLLAFNPILLYYSRFYRNDLLLAGFMLAAFGFFVRAYDHRRPVFLYAGTAAFALAFTTKENALVYPVCWLGAVALLWDHRLFTERAGERGLLSAVGDRLRATARGLLDWWSHLTLAVFEFFAIVVFFYAPRNTDRIAEHPSKFVDSDVPGLYEALGNPTLLPAVIEHATLGSWNDFLGKWGEGNSESYLGALKALWPVLEAGAIALLAFAILGFVVDRYVGERPNDVVSFAAYWGFASLLGYPVIVDNPFPWEVIHIIVPLVIPAAVGLALVARLGVDSLTDGDAVSATAAALVLLLVTAQVGATAVGTSYLDAQSDDNELVQYAQSSSEMKPLLGEIREVTETNEGIDVTYYGDKFHSADESSHDVPPTPRGSGWFARLPFAWYLETFGAEHDSTNREEIIADMDDKPPVVITLGAAATCSESYDSASDIDQHMDGYERHEVQRYLHDSGCTISTVVVYVDEDTPREDS, from the coding sequence ATGGCATCGCAAACCGAAACCTCCGACACCGCCGTCTCGACCGCTGATGCCCGCGAGACGCTGACCGGTTACGCCTCCCGGACCCAACTCGTCGTCGTCGCAATCGCGGCCGTCGCGCTCCTCGCGCGCTTCGTGGAACTCGGGACGCGCGTCGCCCATCAGGACGAGGCCCGCGTCGCCTACTGGGCCTACCGCTTCATGGAAAACGGCGCCTACGAGTATCGGCCCATTGTCCACGGACCGTTCCTGACCATCGTGGACGGCCACCTGTTCAGTCTGTTCGGAGCCTCGGACTTCACGATGCGGTTCATCGTCGCGCTACTCGGGGGTCTGCTCCCCCTCACCGCGCTCCTGTTCCGCCAGCGCCTGCGGGACTCCGAAACGGTCGCGCTGGCGCTCCTGCTGGCGTTCAACCCAATTCTGCTCTACTACTCGCGGTTCTACCGCAACGACCTCCTGCTGGCGGGGTTCATGCTCGCCGCGTTCGGCTTCTTCGTCCGGGCGTACGACCACCGGCGGCCGGTCTTCCTCTACGCCGGAACCGCCGCGTTCGCACTGGCGTTCACGACCAAGGAGAACGCGCTGGTGTATCCGGTCTGCTGGCTCGGAGCCGTGGCCCTGCTCTGGGACCACCGCCTGTTCACCGAGCGCGCTGGCGAGCGCGGCCTGCTGTCGGCCGTCGGCGACCGACTGAGAGCGACCGCGCGCGGACTCTTAGACTGGTGGTCCCACCTCACGCTCGCCGTCTTCGAGTTCTTCGCCATCGTCGTGTTCTTCTACGCGCCACGCAACACCGACCGTATCGCCGAACACCCCAGCAAGTTCGTGGACAGCGACGTACCGGGTCTCTACGAGGCGCTCGGGAACCCGACCCTGCTCCCGGCGGTCATCGAACACGCGACCCTCGGCTCGTGGAACGACTTCTTGGGGAAGTGGGGCGAGGGCAATTCCGAGTCGTACCTCGGCGCGCTGAAGGCGCTCTGGCCGGTTCTGGAGGCGGGGGCTATCGCTCTGCTCGCGTTCGCTATCCTCGGGTTCGTCGTGGACCGCTACGTCGGCGAGCGCCCAAACGACGTGGTGTCGTTCGCGGCCTACTGGGGATTCGCTAGCCTCCTCGGCTACCCCGTCATCGTGGACAACCCCTTCCCGTGGGAGGTCATCCACATCATCGTCCCGCTGGTGATTCCGGCCGCCGTCGGTCTCGCGCTCGTCGCCCGACTCGGCGTCGATAGCCTGACCGACGGCGACGCGGTTTCGGCGACGGCGGCCGCGTTGGTACTGCTTCTGGTGACCGCACAGGTCGGTGCGACTGCGGTCGGCACCTCGTACCTCGACGCCCAGAGCGACGACAACGAACTCGTCCAGTACGCTCAGTCTTCGAGCGAGATGAAACCGTTGCTCGGCGAGATTCGGGAGGTGACAGAGACCAACGAGGGTATCGACGTGACGTACTACGGCGACAAGTTCCACTCGGCCGACGAGTCATCCCACGACGTTCCGCCCACCCCACGCGGGTCTGGATGGTTCGCCCGACTACCCTTCGCGTGGTACCTCGAAACCTTCGGCGCGGAACACGACAGCACGAACCGCGAGGAGATAATCGCCGACATGGACGACAAGCCGCCGGTCGTCATCACGCTCGGCGCGGCGGCCACCTGTTCGGAAAGCTACGACAGCGCCAGCGACATCGACCAGCACATGGACGGCTACGAGCGCCACGAAGTCCAGCGATATCTTCACGACAGCGGATGTACCATCAGTACGGTCGTCGTCTACGTGGACGAGGACACTCCGAGAGAGGACTCGTAA
- a CDS encoding thiolase family protein, whose protein sequence is MGDDTTPVIAKAIRTPQGKEDGVFADTRSEDLSVPLVDTILDETGLDGDHIDDLMWGCAQQREEQDNNVARVIALLSELGEGVPATTINRWCASSMQAIISASDAIRAGQRDAIIAGGVENMSRIPMSQGYGNVHPRMAEHYNVGELSMGMTAEKVAEEYGVSREQQDEYALRSQQRAAEATESGRFDDEIVPIETDDGLVEEDEGIRPDTSMEALSGLPTVFKADGSVTPGNSSQISDGASATLVTSEAFAEEHGLDVLAYVGDNNVTGVDPTVMGIGPVPATKELLERTGESIEEFDLVELNEAFASQTVYAKNELGVPDEKFNVNGGAIAIGHPLGASGARLPVTLIHEMQKQDATKGLATLCVGFGQGAAMTFERR, encoded by the coding sequence ATGGGAGACGACACCACTCCAGTCATCGCTAAGGCCATTCGAACGCCGCAAGGTAAGGAAGACGGCGTCTTCGCTGACACCCGGAGTGAAGACCTCTCGGTACCGCTCGTAGACACCATCCTCGACGAGACGGGGCTGGACGGCGACCACATCGACGACCTGATGTGGGGCTGTGCCCAGCAGCGCGAGGAACAGGACAACAACGTCGCGCGGGTCATCGCGCTCCTCTCGGAGTTGGGCGAGGGCGTGCCCGCGACGACCATCAACCGCTGGTGCGCCTCCTCGATGCAGGCCATCATCAGCGCGAGCGACGCCATCCGAGCGGGCCAGCGCGACGCCATCATCGCGGGCGGCGTCGAGAACATGAGCCGAATCCCGATGAGCCAGGGTTACGGCAACGTCCACCCTCGGATGGCCGAACACTACAACGTCGGCGAACTCTCGATGGGAATGACCGCCGAGAAGGTCGCCGAGGAGTACGGCGTCTCCCGCGAGCAACAGGACGAGTACGCGCTCCGAAGCCAACAGCGCGCCGCCGAGGCCACCGAGTCGGGCCGGTTCGACGACGAAATCGTCCCCATCGAGACCGACGACGGACTGGTCGAGGAAGACGAGGGCATCCGTCCGGACACGTCGATGGAAGCCCTCTCGGGACTCCCCACGGTGTTCAAGGCCGACGGGTCGGTCACGCCCGGCAACTCCTCGCAGATTTCCGACGGGGCGTCCGCGACGCTCGTCACCAGCGAGGCCTTCGCCGAGGAACACGGTCTCGACGTACTCGCGTATGTCGGTGACAACAACGTCACGGGCGTGGACCCGACCGTGATGGGCATCGGCCCGGTCCCCGCGACCAAGGAACTGCTGGAGCGCACCGGCGAATCCATCGAGGAGTTCGACCTCGTGGAACTCAACGAGGCGTTCGCCAGCCAGACCGTCTACGCCAAGAACGAACTCGGCGTCCCGGACGAGAAGTTCAACGTCAACGGCGGCGCAATCGCCATCGGCCACCCGCTGGGGGCCTCCGGCGCTCGCCTCCCCGTGACGCTCATCCACGAGATGCAGAAACAGGACGCGACGAAGGGGCTTGCGACCCTCTGCGTCGGGTTCGGGCAGGGCGCGGCGATGACTTTCGAGCGCCGATAA
- a CDS encoding SPFH domain-containing protein, protein MSNPFYELGRLTAGRSISGLLAGVVAVLTLLALLPALDGPTILGLLALGLVLAVLASAIEIVGPYEKRALTVFGEYRELLEPGLNVVPPLVSETHTFDMRTQTLDVPEQEAITEDNSPVTADAVIYIRVMDAEKAYLEVENYQKAVSDLAQTTLRAVIGDMELDETLSRQKEINARIHEELDRPTDEWGVRVESVEVQSVMPTPTVMSAMEQQTAAERRRRAMILEAQGERRSAVERAQGEKAAGVIRAQGEKQSQILEAQGDSISTVLGARSAESMGERAVIDKGLETLDAIGQGDSTSFVLPQELTSMVGRYGKHLTGSDVKAADGELDSLDFDAETEELLGLDDIEEMLAEYDDGATERKDELPEKDAEFDDEVEVERER, encoded by the coding sequence ATGAGCAATCCGTTCTACGAACTGGGGCGACTCACCGCCGGTCGGAGCATTTCCGGCCTGCTGGCGGGCGTCGTCGCGGTTCTCACTCTCCTCGCTCTCCTCCCCGCGCTCGACGGCCCGACGATTCTCGGTCTGCTGGCGCTCGGACTCGTCCTCGCGGTCCTCGCCAGCGCAATCGAAATCGTCGGTCCCTACGAGAAGCGCGCGTTGACGGTGTTCGGCGAGTACCGGGAACTGCTGGAACCTGGCCTGAACGTCGTCCCGCCGCTCGTGAGCGAGACCCACACTTTCGACATGCGGACCCAGACGCTGGACGTGCCCGAGCAGGAGGCCATCACCGAGGACAACTCGCCCGTGACCGCCGACGCGGTCATCTACATCCGCGTGATGGACGCCGAGAAGGCGTATCTCGAAGTCGAGAACTACCAGAAGGCGGTCTCGGACCTCGCTCAGACCACCCTGCGGGCGGTCATCGGCGACATGGAACTCGACGAGACGCTGAGTCGCCAGAAGGAAATCAACGCTCGTATCCACGAGGAGTTAGACCGGCCGACCGACGAGTGGGGCGTCCGCGTCGAGAGCGTCGAGGTCCAGTCGGTAATGCCCACGCCGACGGTCATGAGCGCGATGGAGCAACAGACCGCGGCCGAGCGCCGCCGCAGAGCGATGATTCTGGAAGCGCAGGGCGAGCGCCGGAGCGCCGTCGAGCGCGCACAAGGCGAGAAGGCCGCGGGCGTCATCCGCGCACAGGGCGAAAAGCAGAGCCAGATTCTGGAAGCGCAGGGTGACTCGATTTCGACCGTCCTCGGGGCGCGCTCGGCCGAGTCGATGGGCGAGCGCGCGGTCATCGACAAGGGGTTGGAGACGCTCGACGCCATCGGTCAGGGCGACTCGACCAGTTTCGTCCTGCCCCAAGAACTCACCTCGATGGTCGGTCGCTACGGGAAGCACCTGACGGGAAGCGACGTGAAGGCGGCCGACGGCGAACTCGACAGCCTCGACTTCGACGCCGAGACGGAGGAACTGCTCGGACTGGACGACATCGAGGAGATGCTGGCCGAATACGACGACGGAGCGACCGAGAGAAAAGACGAACTCCCCGAAAAAGACGCCGAGTTCGACGACGAGGTAGAAGTCGAGCGCGAGCGCTGA
- a CDS encoding ABC transporter permease subunit, which yields MTTVRTFCHDLYIVRRTLLGKILVGLSIGTTLGSILVGFALSNGSLTTDFLVFSMWLVVGTVLPLGALLTSAVTIAADRESGRLRLLFGTPITKTDVFVGTLLSRLVVVTIAVVAGFALAGVTLGFLSIDLTRSSFWKTAGFTLLLCIVYNSFGTTISAICSTRLRAITAALVFYVVSSIWPQIVKIVAGSDETRLGKPTTAETLTHFLGTLSPFGAYSQAVTPSQAIYAETVTGSLLATPTMLLILLTWAVLPIPLGYWWFARTDV from the coding sequence ATGACTACCGTACGCACTTTTTGTCATGATTTATATATTGTCCGTCGAACCCTCCTCGGGAAAATCCTTGTCGGTCTGTCAATCGGAACTACCCTCGGTAGCATACTCGTCGGCTTTGCACTGTCGAATGGTTCATTAACCACCGATTTCCTCGTCTTTTCCATGTGGCTTGTCGTCGGAACGGTACTTCCACTCGGTGCTTTATTGACTTCAGCAGTGACCATCGCCGCTGACCGGGAGTCGGGACGACTAAGACTTCTCTTTGGAACGCCGATAACAAAGACAGACGTGTTCGTTGGGACGCTCTTGTCTCGGTTAGTGGTAGTCACGATTGCAGTAGTCGCCGGGTTTGCGCTTGCCGGAGTGACTCTTGGATTTCTCTCAATAGACTTGACTCGCAGCTCGTTCTGGAAAACTGCTGGTTTCACACTGTTGTTATGTATAGTATATAATTCATTTGGGACAACAATCTCGGCCATTTGTTCGACACGGTTGCGTGCCATCACAGCGGCACTCGTTTTTTACGTTGTATCATCAATTTGGCCACAAATAGTCAAGATAGTAGCTGGATCGGATGAGACACGCCTCGGGAAGCCGACCACTGCAGAGACGCTTACACATTTCCTTGGGACGCTGAGTCCGTTCGGTGCGTACAGTCAAGCCGTCACTCCGAGTCAAGCGATCTACGCTGAGACTGTGACGGGGTCACTTTTAGCGACGCCGACGATGCTGCTAATTCTGCTCACATGGGCAGTTCTCCCGATACCCTTAGGATACTGGTGGTTCGCCAGAACGGACGTATAA
- a CDS encoding ABC transporter ATP-binding protein, translating into MNKSKAIETESLTKHFGSLTAIENINFTVQRGEVFGLLGPNGAGKSTIIDLVLGLTTPSEGRVLVFGTDVASNPRSVRSHVGILPENYGVYEEMSGRENLRAVLRLKDTTDDLEHLRETVGLDSEAFDRPAGNYSKGMMQRLVLAAALAGEPDLLILDEPTSGLDPEGIALVRELVRERADNGTTVFFSSHRLDEVEKVCDRVGIVNDGRLLSVAEVDQLADRENKVERIQLFIQDSPDKELFTRLETKDSVAGICADGQRLAVDCETPAVKADVVEVVNRYCSVRDFEVNRTALEDVFDATVERDRPESRTDENVASAAEGNAR; encoded by the coding sequence GTGAACAAATCGAAGGCTATCGAGACGGAATCGTTGACGAAGCACTTTGGTTCGTTGACCGCTATAGAGAATATCAACTTTACAGTTCAGCGGGGTGAAGTGTTTGGTCTCCTCGGTCCGAACGGCGCGGGGAAATCCACGATTATTGATCTTGTCCTCGGACTGACAACTCCGAGTGAAGGTCGGGTACTCGTATTTGGCACTGATGTTGCATCTAACCCGCGGTCTGTCCGTAGTCATGTAGGAATTCTACCAGAGAATTATGGCGTGTACGAGGAAATGAGTGGACGAGAAAATCTTCGAGCAGTCCTACGTCTGAAGGATACAACGGACGACCTTGAGCACCTACGTGAGACCGTGGGCCTCGACAGTGAGGCGTTCGACCGGCCAGCGGGGAACTATTCTAAGGGAATGATGCAACGACTCGTCTTGGCAGCGGCACTTGCTGGCGAGCCAGATCTCCTGATTCTTGATGAGCCCACTTCGGGATTGGATCCAGAGGGAATTGCACTCGTCCGAGAACTCGTCCGGGAACGGGCCGACAATGGAACGACCGTATTCTTCTCTAGCCATCGACTTGACGAGGTTGAGAAAGTCTGTGACCGTGTCGGGATCGTCAACGACGGTCGCCTTCTCTCAGTAGCTGAGGTAGACCAATTGGCAGATCGAGAAAACAAAGTAGAGCGGATTCAGTTGTTTATTCAGGATTCACCGGACAAGGAACTGTTCACCCGATTAGAAACGAAAGACTCCGTCGCAGGAATCTGCGCAGATGGACAACGCTTAGCGGTAGACTGTGAGACCCCTGCTGTAAAAGCCGACGTGGTGGAAGTCGTCAACCGTTACTGTTCGGTCCGGGACTTTGAGGTAAATAGGACTGCACTAGAGGACGTATTCGACGCGACAGTTGAGCGTGATAGACCTGAGTCACGAACGGACGAAAACGTAGCAAGCGCCGCGGAGGGGAACGCCAGATGA
- a CDS encoding excinuclease ABC subunit C has product MDGDAVRERAGELPRQPGVYQFQDDETVLYVGKAVDIRDRVRSYVDPRSERIRRMIQRADSIDYSVTDTETQALLLEANLIKRFQPRYNVRLKDDKSYPLVQLTDHEFPRIEITRDPDPEARARRTGGVRGDGGASAAGGGGGASGGGPPVSAPRVFGPFTRKTQVEVVVKALRETYGVRGCSDHKYGNRDRPCLDYDIGLCTAPCTDEIDRESYVADVESVVRFFEGETGVLADPLRRQMEEAAASREFERAANLRDKLDAVEGFHGGAGEAVADPSDERAVDVLGVALEGDSATVAHLHSESGQLVDRERHAVTIPEGDADDAAADTRAGAVISAFVTQYYTERDLPDALLFSDRPDDREVLGWLENEGVAARVPGAGREATLVDLALKNARRGASEPDALAALRDALDLDRVPRRIEGFDVSHAQGKHAVGSDVAFEDGAADKSGYRRKKLADTNDDYANMYDLVRWRADRAVEAKRADGHARDDRPDPDLLLIDGGEGQLGAAREALADADWDVPAVALAKDEEVVVTPSGTYDWPSDADHLHVLQRVRDEAHRFAVQYHKTLRDDVSTELDNVPGIGPKTRQNLLRRFGSVEGIREASVAGLQAVEGVGEKTAETIERQL; this is encoded by the coding sequence ATGGACGGGGACGCGGTACGAGAGCGCGCCGGGGAGTTACCACGTCAGCCCGGCGTGTATCAGTTTCAGGACGACGAGACGGTCCTCTACGTCGGCAAGGCCGTGGACATCCGGGACCGCGTGCGGTCGTACGTAGACCCTCGAAGCGAGCGCATCCGCCGGATGATCCAGCGCGCCGACAGCATCGACTACTCGGTCACGGACACCGAGACCCAAGCGCTCCTGCTGGAGGCCAACCTCATCAAGCGGTTTCAGCCGCGATACAACGTCCGCCTGAAAGACGACAAGTCCTACCCCCTCGTGCAACTCACCGACCACGAGTTCCCACGCATCGAAATTACCCGCGACCCGGACCCCGAGGCGCGCGCCCGGCGGACCGGCGGGGTCCGAGGCGACGGCGGCGCGAGTGCGGCCGGAGGTGGCGGGGGCGCGTCCGGCGGCGGCCCTCCCGTCTCCGCCCCGCGCGTGTTCGGTCCCTTCACGCGGAAGACGCAGGTCGAAGTCGTCGTCAAAGCGCTCAGGGAGACCTACGGCGTCCGTGGCTGTTCGGACCACAAGTACGGCAACCGCGACCGGCCCTGCCTCGACTACGACATCGGTCTCTGTACCGCGCCCTGCACCGACGAAATCGACCGCGAGTCCTACGTGGCCGACGTGGAGTCGGTCGTCCGCTTTTTCGAGGGCGAGACCGGCGTCCTCGCGGACCCGCTCCGCAGGCAGATGGAGGAGGCCGCCGCCAGTCGGGAGTTCGAACGGGCGGCCAACCTCCGGGACAAACTCGACGCCGTCGAGGGGTTCCACGGCGGCGCGGGCGAGGCGGTCGCCGACCCGAGCGACGAGCGCGCCGTGGACGTGCTGGGGGTCGCACTCGAAGGCGACTCGGCGACCGTCGCGCACCTCCACAGCGAGTCCGGACAACTCGTGGACCGCGAGCGCCACGCCGTGACGATTCCGGAGGGCGACGCCGACGACGCGGCCGCCGACACCCGCGCCGGGGCGGTCATCTCGGCGTTCGTCACGCAGTATTATACCGAACGCGACCTGCCCGACGCACTCCTGTTCTCGGACCGCCCGGACGACCGGGAAGTCCTGGGCTGGCTCGAAAACGAGGGCGTCGCCGCGCGCGTGCCGGGCGCTGGCCGAGAGGCGACGCTCGTGGACCTCGCGCTCAAGAACGCCCGGCGGGGCGCGAGCGAACCCGACGCCCTCGCCGCGCTCCGCGACGCGCTGGACCTCGACAGGGTGCCCCGGCGCATCGAGGGCTTCGACGTGAGCCACGCACAGGGCAAGCACGCCGTCGGAAGCGACGTTGCCTTCGAAGATGGTGCCGCCGACAAGTCGGGCTACCGCCGGAAGAAATTGGCCGATACGAACGACGACTACGCGAACATGTACGACCTCGTACGCTGGCGAGCAGACCGCGCCGTCGAGGCGAAACGTGCCGACGGGCACGCGCGCGACGACCGACCGGACCCTGACCTCCTGCTCATCGACGGCGGCGAGGGGCAACTCGGCGCGGCCCGCGAGGCCCTCGCGGACGCCGACTGGGACGTGCCCGCAGTCGCGCTCGCCAAGGACGAGGAAGTCGTGGTCACGCCAAGCGGGACCTACGACTGGCCGAGCGACGCCGACCACCTCCACGTCCTCCAGCGCGTCCGCGACGAGGCCCACCGCTTCGCGGTCCAATACCACAAGACCCTGCGCGACGACGTATCGACCGAACTTGACAACGTGCCCGGCATCGGCCCGAAGACCCGACAGAATTTGCTTCGGCGGTTCGGGAGCGTCGAGGGAATTCGAGAGGCGTCGGTCGCGGGGTTACAAGCGGTGGAGGGCGTGGGCGAGAAGACGGCCGAGACCATCGAGCGGCAGTTGTAA
- a CDS encoding lamin tail domain-containing protein gives MRRKQFLSVIMAVALVGSMAAVGGAAVAPTTEDVSASSISGSVTVTVTSAADGDTVDVEYENGTTETVRLLGVDTPEVNVENSPSEFEGVPDTQEGSDCLRSAGENASQFTKNTLVGETVTLKFDSESDRRGGYGRLLGYIYVNGENFNLDLIEKGHARVYDSTFSQSETFYSAETTAQNNLVGLWECTTLDGGDGGDGGDGGDSGSGAASIEWVYAEASSPNDERVQIKNTGSGELDMTGYTLVDESGNSYTFPSGFTLASGASVWVHSGSGANDYDDLYADFGHEVWNDYGDTAYLYDENGDEVDRRSY, from the coding sequence GTGCGACGAAAACAGTTCCTATCGGTAATCATGGCGGTGGCGCTCGTCGGAAGTATGGCTGCTGTTGGAGGCGCAGCGGTCGCTCCGACCACCGAAGACGTATCGGCGAGTAGCATCAGCGGCTCCGTGACTGTCACGGTCACGAGCGCGGCAGACGGCGACACGGTGGATGTCGAGTACGAGAACGGGACCACCGAAACGGTCCGACTGCTCGGCGTTGACACGCCCGAAGTCAACGTCGAGAACTCGCCCTCCGAGTTCGAGGGCGTCCCGGACACCCAAGAAGGCTCAGACTGCCTCCGTAGCGCCGGAGAGAACGCCAGCCAGTTCACGAAAAACACCCTCGTCGGCGAGACGGTCACGCTGAAGTTCGACAGCGAGTCCGACCGTCGTGGCGGCTACGGTCGCCTGCTCGGCTACATCTACGTGAACGGCGAGAACTTCAACCTCGACCTCATCGAGAAGGGTCACGCTCGCGTCTACGACAGCACCTTCAGCCAGAGCGAGACGTTCTACAGCGCCGAGACCACGGCCCAGAACAACCTCGTCGGTCTCTGGGAGTGTACGACCCTCGACGGTGGTGACGGCGGTGACGGTGGCGACGGCGGCGACAGCGGTAGCGGCGCGGCCTCCATCGAGTGGGTCTACGCCGAAGCGAGCAGTCCGAACGACGAGCGCGTCCAGATCAAGAACACCGGAAGCGGTGAACTCGACATGACGGGGTACACGCTCGTTGACGAGTCCGGAAACAGTTACACCTTCCCGAGCGGGTTCACGCTCGCGTCCGGCGCGTCCGTCTGGGTCCACTCCGGTAGCGGCGCTAACGACTACGACGACCTGTACGCCGACTTCGGACACGAAGTCTGGAACGACTACGGCGACACGGCGTACCTCTACGACGAGAACGGCGACGAAGTTGACCGTCGCTCGTACTGA
- a CDS encoding ABC transporter ATP-binding protein, which produces MAAIEIDGVTKRYGDVVAVRDLSFEVESGEVFGFLGPNGAGKSTTINMLLDFVRPTEGDIRVLGRDVHDESVAVREHLGVLPEGFSVYDRLTGRQHLEFAIESKDADDDPDAILDRVGLSGDGDRKAGGYSKGMAQRLVLGMALVGEPDLLVLDEPSTGLDPQGARQMRDIVREEADRGATVFFSSHILGQVESVCDRVGILRDGQLVAEDSIEGLRDATSADTVLRITVGDTSADAIESVRDLEGVSEIERNESGDRLTVSCESDVKTTVLSTLEEAGVDVIDFETDEASLEELFMDYTTDKQEVEA; this is translated from the coding sequence ATGGCCGCTATCGAAATTGACGGAGTAACAAAGCGGTACGGCGACGTAGTCGCCGTCCGCGACCTCTCCTTCGAGGTCGAATCGGGCGAGGTGTTCGGCTTCCTCGGCCCGAACGGCGCGGGCAAGTCCACCACTATCAACATGCTGTTGGACTTCGTTCGCCCGACCGAGGGCGACATTCGCGTCCTCGGGCGCGACGTTCACGACGAGAGCGTCGCCGTCCGGGAACACCTCGGCGTCCTCCCCGAGGGGTTCTCGGTGTACGACCGATTGACCGGCAGACAGCACCTTGAGTTCGCCATCGAGTCGAAAGACGCCGACGACGACCCCGACGCAATCCTCGACCGCGTGGGCCTGTCGGGCGACGGCGACCGGAAGGCCGGTGGCTACTCGAAGGGGATGGCCCAGCGTCTCGTCCTCGGGATGGCGCTGGTCGGTGAACCCGACCTGCTCGTCCTCGACGAACCCTCCACCGGACTCGACCCGCAGGGCGCGCGCCAGATGCGCGACATCGTGCGCGAGGAGGCCGACCGCGGCGCAACGGTCTTTTTCTCCAGCCACATCCTCGGACAGGTCGAATCCGTCTGTGACCGCGTGGGTATTCTCCGGGACGGCCAGTTAGTCGCCGAGGACTCCATCGAGGGCCTGCGCGACGCGACCAGCGCCGACACCGTCCTCCGAATCACGGTCGGCGACACCTCCGCGGACGCCATCGAGAGCGTGCGTGACCTTGAGGGCGTCTCGGAAATCGAGCGCAACGAGAGCGGCGACCGCCTGACCGTCTCCTGCGAGAGTGACGTGAAGACGACCGTCCTCTCGACGCTGGAGGAGGCGGGCGTCGATGTGATCGACTTCGAGACCGACGAGGCCTCGCTAGAGGAACTGTTCATGGACTACACCACCGACAAACAGGAGGTCGAAGCATGA
- a CDS encoding ABC transporter permease subunit, with amino-acid sequence MTWQAIARKDFRDAVRSKWLWGLSAIFFGLFVGSAYLIGSGVESNGDGPLTAGVFVPTLGTRIVALVVPLVAIVVAYSSIIGERESGSLKLLLSLPHSRKDVVAGKTAGRSSVFALPTLIAMLLAAVVLVVYGIEVGPLNYLAFIGLTLLLGVVFITIAVGFSAAASTNPRAMLGTVGTYVVLTALWTQVRRVLVVFNDKLGLGWEQMTLVKYGLFVKFLNPVRAYETLVTGLYTDSVLAARLYGAGRMQQQVITQRLGDVPFYLSDGVVLAQFLLWLLVPVAIGYLVFEKADL; translated from the coding sequence ATGACGTGGCAGGCCATCGCCCGGAAAGACTTCCGCGACGCGGTGCGCTCGAAGTGGTTGTGGGGTCTGTCAGCCATCTTCTTCGGTCTGTTCGTCGGCAGCGCCTACCTTATCGGGTCAGGCGTCGAATCGAACGGCGACGGACCGCTCACCGCCGGAGTGTTCGTCCCGACGCTCGGAACTCGCATCGTCGCGCTCGTGGTCCCGCTCGTCGCAATCGTCGTGGCCTACAGTTCCATTATCGGCGAGCGCGAGTCGGGGTCGCTGAAGTTGCTGCTCTCGCTTCCACACTCCCGAAAGGATGTCGTCGCCGGAAAGACCGCTGGCCGAAGTAGCGTCTTCGCGCTTCCGACGCTCATCGCCATGCTCCTCGCGGCGGTCGTTCTCGTCGTCTACGGTATCGAGGTAGGGCCGCTGAACTACCTCGCGTTCATCGGACTGACGCTTCTGCTCGGCGTCGTGTTCATTACCATCGCGGTCGGGTTCTCGGCGGCGGCGTCCACGAACCCCCGCGCGATGCTCGGAACTGTCGGGACGTACGTCGTCCTCACCGCGCTCTGGACGCAAGTCCGGCGCGTTCTCGTCGTGTTCAACGACAAACTCGGTCTCGGCTGGGAGCAGATGACGCTGGTCAAGTACGGCCTGTTCGTCAAGTTCCTCAACCCTGTCCGGGCCTACGAAACGCTCGTCACCGGACTCTACACCGATAGCGTCCTCGCCGCGCGTCTCTACGGTGCCGGTCGGATGCAACAGCAGGTCATCACCCAGCGACTCGGCGACGTACCGTTCTACCTCTCGGACGGTGTCGTGCTGGCTCAGTTCCTCCTCTGGTTGCTCGTCCCGGTCGCAATCGGCTATCTGGTGTTCGAGAAAGCCGACCTCTGA